The genomic stretch GGTCGTCCTGAAGGCCGAGGGCGAGGATGTGCTGCTGACCCTCGACGGCCAGGTGGGGTTCGCCCTGCGCTACGACGACGTGGTCGAGGTCCGCAAGGCCCCCGAAACCGTGAAGCTCATCGAGCCGCCCCGGCGCAACTACTTCCAGGTGCTTCGGACCAAGCTCCGCTGGGGCGAGCGCTGAAAGAGGGCGGGACTACCCAATAATTATCAACAACTCAAAACTCCTTGACAATTTTGCCAGGGGGTTGGATAATGTCTCAATACGCCACCCAAACCGTATTTATTTGTCCTTTAGGGAGCAGTGAAAGGTCGTATGTTTGTCCGCCAGAATATCCAGGATATAAGGAGTCGGGGTCAGGGGCGACCCCGACTACCCATATATAAACCCCCTCCGAATACACGGTTCACCCTCCCAGCCCACGGACAGGGACAAGCCCTGTCCCTACACAACAAGAGAACGAAGACTTCATTAGCTTAATTCTATGTAGGGACACCCCTCGTGGGTGTCCGGCCTTTACCGGGTATCCGGGGATGCGGACAGGGGCAAGCCCTGTCCCTACATAACAAGAGAACGAAGACTTCGTTAGCATAAATCTATGTAGGGACGCCCCTCGTGAGTGTCCGGCCTTTAGGGCATTAAGGTCTGCTAGGTGGTGTCGGGGTGCTGCAGGCAGCGGGGCAAGCCCCCAAGGGGGCTGGGTCGCAAGTCCGCCTCAGGCGGAGTCGGCCCGACTACCCGGGGATGCGGACAGGGACCGTAGGTCCGCCTCAGGTGAAGTCGGGCTCGCGCTTTTCCCGGAAGGCGGAGAGGCCTTCGGCCCGGTCGGGCTGGGTGTATACGTAGGCCATCTGCTCGATCTCGAAGTTGAGGCCGCCGGCGAGGTCCATCTCGATCCCCCGGTTGAGGCTCCGCTTCATGGCGGCGAGCGACACCCAGCTTACCTTTACGAGGGAGCGGGCCAAGGAAACCGCCTCATCCATAAGCCGGTCGGCGGGGACGACATTGGTTACGAGCCCTACCCCAAGGGCCTCTTCGGCCGAGAGGCGCCGGCCGGTAAGGAGCATGTCCATGGCCCAGGCACGCCCCACGATACGGGGCAGAAGCTGCGTGCCGCCCCAGCCGGGCATGACTCCGTGGGCCGCTTCGGGGAAGAAGTAGGTCGAGTCGTCGGCCCCTATGCGGATGTCGCAGGCGCAGGCGAACTCCAGCCCGCCGCCGACGGCCAGGCCGCCCACGGCGGCGATGAGGATGGTGTCCATCCCCCGCATGGTGTGGATTATCTCGTGAGCCTCGCGGGAGTAGAGCTTGCCCTGGTGGACGTCTTTTTCGGACATCTCCTTGAGGTCTCCCCCCGTGCCGAAGGCCCGCCCGGCTCCTGTGAGGATGGCGACCCGGGCCTCGCGGCTGTCGCGCAACCAGGTGATGAAGCGGCGGAAGCCCGCAAGCATAGGGGAGTTCATTGCGTTCAAGGCCTCGGGCCGGTTGAAGGTGCAGGTGACGATCCGCCCGTCGTCCGGGTCGCGCTCAATACGGATGGTCTCAGGATATCCGCTCATAGAGTCCCCCTAGCGTGGCGCCTGGCCACGATGCCGAAAGGTTTTAGATTGTTAAGGATTCGGCCGCCCGTGCCGCCCACCGCGGCGGGCCGCGTCGCTCATCATACGAAGGAGGGGGCGGGCAGGTCAAATGGAATGGGGATGGAGAGGGAGATCGGCTTTCACGATAGCCAGAGAAATCCAAAGCGCACGGCCCGGAAGCGTTTCCGCGCGGGTTGCGATTTTTCGGCTTTTTCCGCGTTTTTCCGGGAATTTCCGAATTAAAGCTCCGGTTGCGATTTTTCGGCTTTTTCCGGGAATTTCCGAATTGACCCTTCTGGTGCGTTCCGATACGATGGGAGCCGTTTGACCGACCTTTATCAACAATAAGGAGCGGCCCCATTGGAGAATCCCCGCCTCAGGCCTCTTGAGGCCTTTCCGGTGGAGCACGAGCGCCGGCAGATGATCTGCTTGCGCGACCCCCACGGCTACCTCGAAGAGCCCTTCTACGTCGCGGCCGAACTCGGAAGCATCCTTCAGCACCTCGACGGGACCAACTCGCTGCGCGATATCCAGGCCGCCCACATGCGACAGCACGGCGAGCTACTGCACACCGAGCAGCTCGAGGCCTTTGTGCGCGAGCTCGACCAGGCGCTTCTGCTGGAGAGCGAACACTTCCGGTCCTTCGTTGCCGAGACTCAAGCTGCCTTCAAGCGCCTGAAGGCCAGGCCCCCGGCCCTTGCGGGCAGCTCATATCCTGAGGAAGCCCAAGAGCTCAACGGCCTGCTGGCCGACTTCTTCACGGCGCCGGGCGGCCCAGGCGCCCTTACCACCGACGGCGGGCCGCCCGATGGACGCCTTGCAGCGATCGTGGCCCCGCACATCGACTACGCCCGCGGCGGGCCCTGCTACGCCCACGCTTACAAGGCCCTCAGGGAATCTTGCCAGGCACGTTGCTTTGTCATTCTCGGAACCTGTCACCGGCCGACGAAGTATCCGTTCGTCTTGACCCGCAAGGCCTTCCAGACGCCCCTCGGCGTGGCGCCGACCGACGGGGGCTTTATCGACAGCCTCCAGGCGCGGGTGGACTACGATCTCTTCGCCGACGAGTTCGCCCACCGCTCCGAGCATACCATCGAGTTCCAGGTCCTGTTTCTCCAATACATATTGGCCGGACGCCAGCCTTTTCGGATCGTCCCGATTCTGGTGGGCTCTTTCCACGAGGCCGTCTTAAACGGTTCCTCTCCCATGACCGTGGAGCCAATCGGGCAGTTCATCGAGGCATTGCGCGAGACACTCGATGAGGAGGCCTCTGGGGGGATCTGCGTTGTGGTCAGCGCCGACCTCGCTCACGTCGGGCCTCAATTCGGAGACCCAGCGCCGTTGGGCCAGAGCGATTGGGACCGTGTACGACAGGACGATCTGGCATTAATGGACCACGCCGTGGCGGCCGATTCCGAGGGCTTCTTCCAAGAGATCGTCTCCCAAGGCGACCGCAACCGCATATGCGGCTTCCCACCTATTTACACGATGCTCGCGGCCCTGGACGACGGTGTGGAAGGGGGGCTGCTCAACTACGGGCAGTGGCCCAGCGCGTACGGAACCGTCACCTTCGCTAGCCTCGCCTTCTCAAGGCCCGAGGTGGAGGGCTGAGACCCTATGGACGACGACATTCAACACGACCCTTCTCCTGAAATGCCCGACCAACCCTCCGACACCCCACCCCCGTCTCAGAGCCAGCCCTCCTTTTTAGCAATGCCAACCACCATTGAGGAAACAGGCCTGAATGAGGGCTTCCTCCTGGACCTACTCCCCAAAGTTCTCTACACGGTAGGCTCCTTGAGCGGATACCAGCTCTGCGATCGCCTTAAGCTCGCTCCGACCGTGGTCAACGCTCTCCTTGTTAAACTTAAGAAGGAGAAGCTCATCATGGAGTCGCCGGGGGCGGGCTCGCATCCGTTGGAGTTCATCAACACTTTGACCTCCGAGGGAGCGCAACGGGTTCGGGAATCAATGGGGACAAGCATGTATGCCGGTCCGTGCCCCGTGCCCCTGGAGGTCTATTCCGAGGCCGTCAAGGCTCAATCTATAAAAGGGCGGATGAAGTTGGTGGATAGGGCCCGTTTGGAAGAGGGATTGGCCCACCTCGTTGTGGACGATGAGTTAATAGAGCGCATAGGTCCGGCGATTAATACCTTTCGGTCCCTCTTCATTTTCGGTCCCGCGGGCGGAGGGAAGACGGTTATTGCCAAAGCCATCGGGAACATGATGTCCGAGGAGTACTACCTCCCTCACGCCATTGCCGTTGACGGTCAGGTCATCAAGCTCTTCGACCCGGTCAACCACATCTCCCTCGACCCGCCAGGGGTGGACGGCGCCGAGGCTCCTGGTGGGGATCGGCCGGCGGCGGACCCTCGGTGGCTCAGGTGCCAACGCCCCGTGGTGATTACCGGGGGTGAGCTGACCCTCGAGATGCTTGACCTAGCCTTCAATCCGCTCGTCAAGTACTACGAGGCGCCCCTCCAGCTCAAGGCCAACGGCGGGATGTTCCTGGTGGACGACTTCGGTCGCCAGCTGGTCTCTCCCCGGGACCTGCTCAACCGCTGGATAATCCCAATGGAGGAGCGACAGGACTACCTCACCCTCCACACGGGCCAAAAGTTCCCCGTGCCATTTGATATCCTAACTATCTTTGGGACCAACATCGAGCCGCGCGACTTGGTGGACGAAGCCTTCTTGCGCCGAATCCCGTTCAAGGTGGAAGTCAAAGACCCCACGCCCGACCAGTACCATTCCATCTTCGACCGGGTCTGCGAGGAGCGTGAATTAGAGTACGACAAAGATGTTGTGGATGGGTTGCTGGAGCGTTACTACCGTCCTCAGGACAAGCCCCTTCGGGCATGCCATCCGAGGGATTTGGTGGAGATCATCATCGCGCGCGCAGACTTCCTGAAGGAATCACCTAGGGTGACTGAGCAGACCTTGGCGGAGGCCTGGAAGACCTACTTCGTAGATTAACCGCCCAGGTTGGAAATGCCAAGTCCTCTTTTTGGGTTAGACGCCCTCCTACCGCCAAGATACCCGGTTCAGGCAGTTGCTCCTCTCTATATTGCCCTCACTCCTCCAGCGCGGAGGGCGTCTGGACGATGGTCAAGCCCACCTCGTCCCCCACCTGGTGAGGCCATATCCCGTTCGCAAGGCAGGAGCAGTTGACACGAAGACCATCGACCTCCACTAAGTAGACCTCTCCCTCCTGGCCCAAGAACATCCGATGGATGAGGCGGCCCCGGATCGTTCCGAATGGGTCGATTTGTAGGTCCTCGGGCCGCAAAGCTAGAGTTACCGGTCCATCGGGCCTGAACATGGGGAAGGTGCCGAGGGCGGTCTCCACCTGCCCGTCCTTGACCTGGCCCTCCAAGATTAGAGCTTTTCCTAGGAAGGAGGCGACGAACCGGCTGCGGGGCCGTCGGTAGACGACTTCCGGGCGGCCGACCTGTTCGAGCCGCCCATCCTTCATGACGGCAAGCCGGTCGGCGACCTTCATGGCCTCGGCGCGGTCGTGGGTGATGTAGAGGGTCGCCACGCCGAGCTGGCGCTGGAGCACCTTGAGCTCGATGATCATCTCTTTTTTGAGCCGGGCCTCGATGGCGCCCATCGGCTCGTCCAAGAGCAGGATTGAAGGCTGTGGGGCGAGGGCCCTGGCTAGAGCCACCCGCTGTTGCTGACCGCCTGAGAGCTCGTGAGGGTACCGTTTTGCAAATGAGCCAAGCTCCACCTTCTCAATTATCGCTTGGACGCGCTGGGTCTTGGTCTCGGAGTCGAGCCTCCGGAGGCCGAACGCGATGTTCTCCTCGACGGTCAGGTGAGGGAAGAGGGCCAAGTCCTGAAAGACTATCCCGACCCCGCGTCGCTCCGGCGGCACGAAGGTTTTTCCATCGGCTAGGACCTTACCCTCCACCTCTACCGTCCCGGCACAAGGCACCTCAAATCCAGCGATGAGGCGTAACGTGGTGGTTTTCCCGCATCCGCTGGGGCCCACGAGGGCCACGATCTCCCCCTTCTCCACGCTGAGGGTGAGGCCGTCCACTGCGGGAGGGTCGTTCGGGGCGTATCGTTTTGTCAGCCCTTCGAGGCGAAGGAGGCTCATCTATTCCCCCTTAAGAACTCCAGGCGATGTCCCTGGGGCGCCACAGCGATAGGAGAAGCCACGGCACCGCCACGAGGCCCACCAATGTCAAGGCCAGAGCGGCTGCGCGGGGCTCCGGTCCGATGTCCATCGTGTATATCCAAATTCGTACAGGCAGCGTGTCGAAACCGGGAGGACGGACGATGAGGGTCGCCGCCAGCTCCCGCATGGAGAGGATGAATACCAAGACCCATCCCCCCAAAAGGCCCGGCCGGATAAGCGGGAGGATAACCTCCCAGAAGGTTCTAAGCGGCCCCCGTCCGAAACCCCGGGCCGCCTCCTCGAGAGAGAGGGGAAGCTGCTCGAGCGCCGCCTTGACCGATTGAAATGCCGGGGTGGTGAAGAGGATGACGTATCCTAAGGCCACAACCAGCGGCGAAGCATAGACCCAAGGCAGGGCGGTGTGAAAGAACCCCACCATGCCCAGGCCTAAGGCGGTGCCGGGGATCGCGTAGCCGACCTGAAAGAGCGTGGAGGCCCCCCAGCCCCGGCGTCGGCGCTCCTGAAACCACCCGACGGCTAGGGCGAGGAGCAGTGCCAAACTCGCCCCGAGGGCGGCCATCCAGAGGGAGTTCAGTATCACTCTCCATTCGAAGCTCAGCAAGGAGACGATCTCGCTCGCGCCGATTCGGGATGCCTGGAGAGCCAGAACCAGCAAGGGAAGAAAGAAGGAGCAGCTAAGTACCAGAGCCACGAAGCAGTAAGCGATACTGCGAGCCCCCCTCCCAAGGGGAATGCGCTCTGGGGGCCTGCTTCTGGCGGTGACTTGGGTGTACCTGGCCCGACCCAGAAATTTAAGCTGAACAAGTAGGATACCAACGGTCATGACGACCAACACCACCGAGAGCCCCGCCGGAATCGTCCAATCCATCGTCCCCTGAACAAAGTCGTAAATAACAGATGTAAGCGTTCGGACCCGCAGCAGAGAGACCACCCCGAAATCGGCCCAGCTGTACAGAAAGACCATGAGACTACCGGCGAGGAGCGCGGGGCGGAGCAGGGGAAGGATGACGCGGCGCGCGACCTCCCATCGGCCCATCCCGGCGGCCTGGGCCACCTCCTCTAAGGCGGGGTTGGCTCGATCCAGACCCGCTCGCACAAGCAGGTAGATATACGGGTAGGTGAAGAGGCTCAAGACCCAAGCGGCTCCCCAGAGGCTGTAGATGTTAAACACTTGGAGTTTAGAGGGCTGCTGGCCCGCCAATCTGGCCACCAAGTGGTTGACGAAGCCCGTCGGAGCCAGGAGGATTTGATAGACCAGGGCCCCAATATAAGGGGGGATCGCTAAAGGAAGGGGTGCGAGCCAGTGGATTAGCCCTCTTCCGGGCAGATCGGTCCTGGCAGTGATCCAAGCCATCGGAACCGCCCACACCAGGGCCAACCCTGTGGTGATGACGGCCAAAACGCAGACCCGAGCAACGATCCGGTGAAGGCCGAGCTCACCCATCCTGGTAAAGAATTCCCCAAGCCCTAGGCCGAGACCCTTCCAGGCCAGAAACGCCAGGGGCCCCAAGATGGTGGTCGCCACGACTCCCGTCAGAGCGAAGCCCGAGAGGTGCCTGAGGCGGTCCCCCTCCAGAAATCCTTGGAGTCGGAGGGCCGTCCTAAGGGATAAGGAGCGCTCCAAATCGCTTCTCCACTATGGGTTCGAAATCGGCCATCCGCGCCTGGGTCACGGGGGCCCGCTTGAACTCTCCGAGGCCCTTCACCCCTTTTTCCTCGCCGACGGGCCGCACGCCGTTCAGGAGAGGGATCTCATACTTTCCTTTCACGAGCAGCAGGTTCCCTCTGGGCTGGAGTAGGAAGTCTATGAACCGCGTGGCCTCGTTCATGTGAGCGGCGCCCCGGATGATGGCCGCGGTGATGGTCGCCATCGGAGTACCCATCTGTCCCGCCCCCTGGTCGGGGTAGAGAATTCCTATGGGGCTTTCTGGGTCTTCATCAAGATGGATCATGTAGTAGTAGTGGTTGGTAATCCCCAATGGGTACTCCCCCCTGGCCACGGCACGGCGCACTTCGGTGTTGTTTTTCAATACCTTGAGGCCGTTGGCCTTCAAGGCGCGTACGTACTTCGTGGTAAAGTCCTCGCCTTTCAGGGCCATGATGGCCGCCAACCAGCTCACTGTGGTCCGCTCTGCCATGGAGGCCAAAGCCACTTTCCCTTTCCACTTCGGGTCGGTCAGCTCGAAGAAGGATGTGGGGAGGTCGATGCCCTTCAACAAGTCCTTGTTATACAGAATCACCCGGACCCGGCCGGTGACTCCCACCCAGGAGCCGTCGGAGGCCCTGAACTCGGAGGGAACCGCCCCGAGGTGCGGGGAATCATAGAGGGCCAGGAGCCCTTTGCGCCTGAGCAGTTCTGCAATTCCGGCTGCTGTTCCTACGAAAACATCACCCAGTGGATCGCCCTGCTCGATTTCGATCCGGCGGGCCAGCTCTCCAGCTTTCCCCGTCAGCAGTGTGACCGTTATCCCTGTCTCATCTTGAAATGCCTGAATGGTGGGGCGAATTAAATTCTCTTTGCGAGCGGAGTAAACCACTAGGTCCTTTTTCGCCTGAGCCATCTTCGGGGCGAGCCCCACCCCCGCCAGTGCGGCGAAACACAACGCAATCGCTCCCGCCACAACGCGCAGTACTCTCACATTCATAAATGCGCTCCTTTCGTCCCTGCTCGGCCTCATGGCCTGTGAAGCGGAGTGAGCTTGTTATTGATTCTCATAATCAATTGTCTGGGCAACAATCGACACACTTACTTTTCCTCTAGCGCCATCACTGGGCTAGCTGTTATATTATGGGTTCGAAATCAACCGAAGCTAATTGATATTGATAATCAATATCGTATGCCTACAAATACAATATGGTATCTTACATAGAGATGTCAAGACCCCCACATGCACTTTCTTTTAACGAACTTACAAGGGAAAAGATGCAATTTGGCAGACTCATTCTGGTCGCTACCCGCCACCTTTCCCCCCACCGGCAACTTAGAGCGCTCTTCCAAAATCCTGCGCTCCGCCCCTCTCGTCATTTAACCACCTAATCCCGTGCCTGCCGATCCCGTCCAATTCTCCGACGAAGAGCTCGCCCATCTTCAGGAAAGGGACTTCTTTTACACCCGGAAAGCCATACGGGAGAAGCTCCGCGGCCTTATGAGCGCCCTCAGAGAAGAGCTCCTGCCTCTGTGCGAAGACTCTGCAGGCTGGCTCGTCCCTGACGGGGTCGATACCGCCGTCGGACAGCTGGCCGGGGGCGAGTACTACAGGGACCTCCCTTATGTGTACCTTGACATGCCGAAGCACTTCTCACGCGATGCCACGTTTACCTTCCGCTGGATGGCCTGGTGGGGCCACTACATCTTCTTCGCCTTCATCTCCCAAGGCCCGACCATGGCTCTCCATACCGAGCGTCTCTTGGAGGCCTGGGATGCCTTTTCAGCCCAAGGGCTCTTAATCGCCCAGAGCGAGGACCTCTGGGACTGGCGGGCGGAGCCGGGCAACGTCATGCCCATTGAGGAGGGCCATCGCGAGGCCGCCTCCGTGCTGCTCGCTCGGTGCCCTTTTCTAAAGCTCATGCGGGTGTTGCCGTTCGACGATCCGATCGTTTCCGAACGAAGAGTACTCGACGAAGCGGTCGCCTTCTTCACCCTGCTTAAGCCCCTCTTTGCCGCCGAGGACCCTTGAGGGCCAGCTTTTGCTGTGGTAGGGTGACCTGCGCATCAACCACACCGTCCCACGATACCAATCAACGATAGAGGAGGAACGCCTCATGGCACCGACCGGCGATCTCGCCATCACGTGGCTAGGCCACTCCACCTTCACCCTCACCACCCCAGGCGGCAAGACGGTGCTCATCGACCCGTGGGTCGAGGGCAACCCGGCCTGCCCCGAGGAGGCCAAGTCCTTCGATGCCATCGACATCATGCTCATCACCCACGCCCACTTCGACCACATGGGCGACGCCGTGGCCCTCGCCCAGGCCCATGGTCCTCAGGTGGTCGCGATTTTCGAGATCTCCCAGTGGTTGGAGGCCAAGGGGGTGGAAAACTGTAACCCGATGGGCAAGAGCGGCACGGTGGAGGTGGGGGGGATCAAGGTGACGATGGTGGAAGCCCAGCACAGCGCCGGGCTCTTGGACGACGACGGCCGACTCATATACGGCGGCGAGCCGGCGGGCCTTGTCGTGGAGCTTGAGACGGGCCTAAAGCTCTACCACGCCGGGGATACGGGCGTCTTTTCCGACATGGCCCTCATCAGCGAGCTGTACGAGCCCGCCATCACTCTGCTCCCCATTGGGGATCGGTTCACCATGGGGCCCCGAGAGGCCGCCTACGCCTGTAAGCTGTTGAAGCCAAAGCTGGTCATCCCCATGCACTACGGCACTTTCGGGCTCCTTACGGGGACGCCTGAAGAGTTCCAGGGGCTGGTCGAAGGAATGGACTTTGAAGTGGTTGTGCTCACACCCGGAGCCACCCACACCGTGAGTGGCGGGACGCTCTAGAGCTTCTTTCCCATTTGGAATTACGTAGGCCCGGGCAGCTCTGGCTGGCCCGGGCTTTTTTGTGGGGCGGAAGGGGGATTCACCCCTCGGTCGGCGGTGTGGCTGGGGACCGCTCCCGTAAGGAGCCCTCCTCGATGTACCACCGCATCTGCTGGAAGATGCCCCTAATGATGCGGACTTCCCGATCGGTCAAGCCAGCCCTGCCGAACATCTGGCGTAGCGCAAACATGATGTGATCGGCGTGAGAGCCCTGGAGGAAGCCTATCCGTTCGAGCTCGGGGCGCATTTGCTCGTACATGGCCTCTAGGTCCGCGTGGGAGGCCAGCGGCGTCGCCCCCCCGGGAGGCCCGCTCCCCTCGGAGGCCAAGTAGCACTCGTAGCAGACGATGAGGACCGCCTGGGCCAGGTTGAGGGAGCTTACGGACGGCTCGGCCGGGATCGTGCATATGCCCTGGCAGAGGGACAATTCCTGGTTGGAGAGCCCCCGGTCCTCGGGCCCGAAGACCAGGGCGACCCGGCTGGCCGCTCCAACGGCGATCCAGTCGCGGGCTAGCTCGCGGGGCGGCTTCGCTGCGGAGCGCATGGGCCCGCCTCGTCGGGTCGTTGCCACAACATGTCCGCAGTCGGCCACCGCATCGGCCAAGCTCTCGAAAAGCTCGGCGGCCTCTAGCACGTCCCGGCCCTTCATGGACATCTTCCGGGCCTCGGGGCCGTACCACTCGCCAGGGTTAACGAGCCGAAGACGGCCGAATCCCATGTTCTTCATCGCGCGGGCAACCGAGCCCACATTGGCCGGGCCTTG from Nitrospinota bacterium encodes the following:
- a CDS encoding enoyl-CoA hydratase/isomerase family protein produces the protein MSGYPETIRIERDPDDGRIVTCTFNRPEALNAMNSPMLAGFRRFITWLRDSREARVAILTGAGRAFGTGGDLKEMSEKDVHQGKLYSREAHEIIHTMRGMDTILIAAVGGLAVGGGLEFACACDIRIGADDSTYFFPEAAHGVMPGWGGTQLLPRIVGRAWAMDMLLTGRRLSAEEALGVGLVTNVVPADRLMDEAVSLARSLVKVSWVSLAAMKRSLNRGIEMDLAGGLNFEIEQMAYVYTQPDRAEGLSAFREKREPDFT
- the amrB gene encoding AmmeMemoRadiSam system protein B, coding for MENPRLRPLEAFPVEHERRQMICLRDPHGYLEEPFYVAAELGSILQHLDGTNSLRDIQAAHMRQHGELLHTEQLEAFVRELDQALLLESEHFRSFVAETQAAFKRLKARPPALAGSSYPEEAQELNGLLADFFTAPGGPGALTTDGGPPDGRLAAIVAPHIDYARGGPCYAHAYKALRESCQARCFVILGTCHRPTKYPFVLTRKAFQTPLGVAPTDGGFIDSLQARVDYDLFADEFAHRSEHTIEFQVLFLQYILAGRQPFRIVPILVGSFHEAVLNGSSPMTVEPIGQFIEALRETLDEEASGGICVVVSADLAHVGPQFGDPAPLGQSDWDRVRQDDLALMDHAVAADSEGFFQEIVSQGDRNRICGFPPIYTMLAALDDGVEGGLLNYGQWPSAYGTVTFASLAFSRPEVEG
- a CDS encoding ABC transporter ATP-binding protein codes for the protein MSLLRLEGLTKRYAPNDPPAVDGLTLSVEKGEIVALVGPSGCGKTTTLRLIAGFEVPCAGTVEVEGKVLADGKTFVPPERRGVGIVFQDLALFPHLTVEENIAFGLRRLDSETKTQRVQAIIEKVELGSFAKRYPHELSGGQQQRVALARALAPQPSILLLDEPMGAIEARLKKEMIIELKVLQRQLGVATLYITHDRAEAMKVADRLAVMKDGRLEQVGRPEVVYRRPRSRFVASFLGKALILEGQVKDGQVETALGTFPMFRPDGPVTLALRPEDLQIDPFGTIRGRLIHRMFLGQEGEVYLVEVDGLRVNCSCLANGIWPHQVGDEVGLTIVQTPSALEE
- a CDS encoding iron ABC transporter permease; amino-acid sequence: MERSLSLRTALRLQGFLEGDRLRHLSGFALTGVVATTILGPLAFLAWKGLGLGLGEFFTRMGELGLHRIVARVCVLAVITTGLALVWAVPMAWITARTDLPGRGLIHWLAPLPLAIPPYIGALVYQILLAPTGFVNHLVARLAGQQPSKLQVFNIYSLWGAAWVLSLFTYPYIYLLVRAGLDRANPALEEVAQAAGMGRWEVARRVILPLLRPALLAGSLMVFLYSWADFGVVSLLRVRTLTSVIYDFVQGTMDWTIPAGLSVVLVVMTVGILLVQLKFLGRARYTQVTARSRPPERIPLGRGARSIAYCFVALVLSCSFFLPLLVLALQASRIGASEIVSLLSFEWRVILNSLWMAALGASLALLLALAVGWFQERRRRGWGASTLFQVGYAIPGTALGLGMVGFFHTALPWVYASPLVVALGYVILFTTPAFQSVKAALEQLPLSLEEAARGFGRGPLRTFWEVILPLIRPGLLGGWVLVFILSMRELAATLIVRPPGFDTLPVRIWIYTMDIGPEPRAAALALTLVGLVAVPWLLLSLWRPRDIAWSS
- a CDS encoding extracellular solute-binding protein; the protein is MNVRVLRVVAGAIALCFAALAGVGLAPKMAQAKKDLVVYSARKENLIRPTIQAFQDETGITVTLLTGKAGELARRIEIEQGDPLGDVFVGTAAGIAELLRRKGLLALYDSPHLGAVPSEFRASDGSWVGVTGRVRVILYNKDLLKGIDLPTSFFELTDPKWKGKVALASMAERTTVSWLAAIMALKGEDFTTKYVRALKANGLKVLKNNTEVRRAVARGEYPLGITNHYYYMIHLDEDPESPIGILYPDQGAGQMGTPMATITAAIIRGAAHMNEATRFIDFLLQPRGNLLLVKGKYEIPLLNGVRPVGEEKGVKGLGEFKRAPVTQARMADFEPIVEKRFGALLIP
- a CDS encoding metal-dependent hydrolase, which gives rise to MAPTGDLAITWLGHSTFTLTTPGGKTVLIDPWVEGNPACPEEAKSFDAIDIMLITHAHFDHMGDAVALAQAHGPQVVAIFEISQWLEAKGVENCNPMGKSGTVEVGGIKVTMVEAQHSAGLLDDDGRLIYGGEPAGLVVELETGLKLYHAGDTGVFSDMALISELYEPAITLLPIGDRFTMGPREAAYACKLLKPKLVIPMHYGTFGLLTGTPEEFQGLVEGMDFEVVVLTPGATHTVSGGTL
- a CDS encoding RNA methyltransferase, whose amino-acid sequence is MNATPLDAFVVVLVEPQGPANVGSVARAMKNMGFGRLRLVNPGEWYGPEARKMSMKGRDVLEAAELFESLADAVADCGHVVATTRRGGPMRSAAKPPRELARDWIAVGAASRVALVFGPEDRGLSNQELSLCQGICTIPAEPSVSSLNLAQAVLIVCYECYLASEGSGPPGGATPLASHADLEAMYEQMRPELERIGFLQGSHADHIMFALRQMFGRAGLTDREVRIIRGIFQQMRWYIEEGSLRERSPATPPTEG